The Bacteroidota bacterium genome includes a region encoding these proteins:
- a CDS encoding NUDIX domain-containing protein, with product MVQSYKIFINEVPVNIMSGPLPLGNTTTDDKNPVYSFAQKKEIDKAFNIIENSSVLKSLTIYGDDAKEIRDSLFIGYKKIKAAGGLVFNNKDEILMIFRRNMWDLPKGKLDVGERKKVAALREVREETGLQKLSIVKKLMKTYHTYLLENKTKVLKVTHWYLMMCNDTTTPVPQAEEDIEIAKWIDSNNVKDKLDKAYANIRLVVDTGISTMHHG from the coding sequence ATGGTTCAAAGCTATAAAATTTTCATCAACGAAGTGCCGGTAAATATTATGTCGGGACCACTTCCGCTTGGTAATACTACTACAGATGACAAAAATCCGGTGTATTCTTTTGCTCAAAAAAAAGAAATTGACAAGGCATTTAATATTATTGAGAACAGTTCTGTTTTAAAAAGTCTTACCATTTATGGTGACGATGCCAAAGAAATTCGCGATTCCTTATTTATTGGATATAAAAAAATTAAAGCTGCAGGAGGATTGGTTTTCAATAATAAAGATGAAATTCTCATGATCTTCCGCAGAAATATGTGGGATCTTCCGAAAGGGAAATTAGATGTTGGTGAAAGAAAAAAAGTTGCTGCCTTGCGAGAGGTTAGGGAAGAAACCGGACTTCAAAAATTATCCATCGTTAAAAAATTAATGAAGACCTATCACACGTATTTATTGGAAAATAAAACAAAGGTGTTAAAAGTTACACATTGGTACCTTATGATGTGCAACGATACCACAACCCCTGTGCCGCAAGCGGAGGAGGATATTGAAATTGCAAAATGGATAGATTCCAATAATGTGAAAGATAAACTGGATAAAGCTTACGCGAATATTCGTTTAGTGGTGGATACCGGAATTTCCACTATGCACCACGGTTAA
- a CDS encoding acyl-CoA desaturase, with translation MHSIKYVSTDKKQHEFFATVRKNVNQYFQEKGISKQANGFMFMKTIGMLAIYLVPFVLILTVAMPVWVALILTIVMGFGVAGVGMGVMHDAVHHSYSKKLWVNKLFGGTLYLLGANVLNWKVQHNILHHTYTNIEGLDEDIDAPGPLRLSEQQPLKKIHKYQYIHAFFFYGLLTITKLILDFVQLKKYNEVGLTHAQNANPKAEYIKMAIRKIAYLIVIIGLPLLLTDFLWWQVLLGFVIMHWTAGLILSIIFQLAHIVEGAHQPIPTSEGTIENDWAVHQLKTTADFARNSHFLNWYVGGLNFQIEHHLFPNICHIHYKKISPIVEKTAKEFGLPYNLKPTLLSALASHVQRLKELGTAS, from the coding sequence ATGCATTCGATAAAATACGTTTCTACCGATAAAAAACAACACGAATTTTTTGCTACCGTAAGGAAAAATGTAAATCAATACTTTCAGGAAAAAGGCATCTCCAAGCAAGCCAATGGCTTCATGTTCATGAAAACCATTGGAATGTTGGCCATTTATCTTGTGCCTTTTGTATTGATCTTGACTGTCGCAATGCCTGTTTGGGTTGCACTCATTCTCACCATTGTTATGGGATTTGGAGTTGCAGGAGTGGGTATGGGGGTAATGCATGATGCGGTTCACCATTCCTATTCGAAAAAACTCTGGGTAAATAAATTATTTGGCGGAACACTTTATTTACTGGGAGCCAATGTGCTCAACTGGAAAGTTCAACATAATATTCTTCATCATACCTACACCAATATTGAAGGACTTGATGAAGATATTGACGCACCCGGACCATTGCGTTTATCGGAACAGCAACCCCTTAAAAAAATACATAAGTACCAATATATTCACGCATTTTTCTTTTATGGTCTATTAACAATCACAAAATTGATATTGGATTTTGTGCAATTAAAAAAATATAATGAAGTTGGTTTAACGCATGCACAAAATGCAAACCCCAAAGCCGAGTATATTAAAATGGCTATCCGGAAAATTGCCTATTTAATTGTAATTATCGGATTGCCATTATTGTTGACCGATTTTTTATGGTGGCAAGTATTACTCGGATTTGTAATTATGCATTGGACCGCAGGTTTAATTCTGAGTATCATATTTCAATTGGCTCATATTGTGGAAGGTGCACATCAGCCTATTCCAACTAGCGAAGGCACCATTGAAAATGACTGGGCCGTGCATCAACTAAAAACCACTGCCGACTTTGCGAGAAACAGTCATTTTTTAAATTGGTATGTAGGGGGATTAAATTTTCAGATCGAACATCATTTATTCCCGAATATTTGTCATATACACTACAAAAAAATATCTCCGATCGTGGAGAAAACTGCAAAGGAGTTCGGTTTGCCTTATAATTTGAAGCCTACCTTATTGAGCGCATTAGCATCGCATGTGCAGCGTTTGAAAGAATTGGGTACGGCGTCGTGA
- a CDS encoding T9SS type A sorting domain-containing protein has translation MNVSDLPSGIYFVNLAGESQMLSTKFIVQK, from the coding sequence ATCAATGTATCAGATCTTCCTTCAGGAATATATTTTGTAAATCTTGCTGGTGAAAGTCAAATGTTAAGCACTAAATTTATCGTGCAGAAATAA
- the coaD gene encoding pantetheine-phosphate adenylyltransferase → MSKIAVFPGSFDPITLGHVNIIERAMPLFDKIIIAIGVNSQKSGYFTLEQRMNWLQEIYGSTGNVVIESYEGLTVDFCKRQESKYILRGLRGVSDYEYERVIAQTNKTMYPEVETVFILSAPEFSHISSTIVREVLRHKGDISKLVPMVVNRGA, encoded by the coding sequence ATGTCCAAAATAGCTGTCTTTCCGGGGTCATTTGATCCGATAACCTTGGGTCATGTGAATATTATTGAACGTGCCATGCCATTGTTTGATAAGATCATAATTGCAATAGGGGTTAATTCGCAGAAATCAGGGTATTTTACCTTGGAGCAGCGGATGAATTGGCTGCAGGAAATTTATGGCTCGACAGGGAATGTAGTTATTGAAAGTTATGAGGGATTAACGGTTGATTTTTGTAAAAGACAGGAATCAAAATACATCCTGCGCGGTTTGAGAGGGGTGTCGGACTATGAATACGAAAGGGTAATTGCACAGACCAATAAAACCATGTATCCGGAAGTTGAAACTGTATTTATTTTGAGTGCTCCCGAATTCTCACATATCAGCTCAACAATAGTCAGAGAAGTGCTGCGTCATAAAGGAGATATCAGTAAATTAGTACCAATGGTAGTTAACCGTGGTGCATAG
- the hemB gene encoding porphobilinogen synthase: protein MFIRPRRLRKTEILREMVAETQLNKNMFIYPLFVMKGKNIKHEIGAMPGVYHFSTDTLSKEIESCLKVGINKFLLFGVGEDKDPEGSSSFDFTNAVANAVRTMRADFGNDVMITTDVCMCAYTDHGHCGIIHGHEIANDESVDILAKMALMHAEAGADIVAPSDMMDGRVGAIRQKLDEGGFSNTAIMSYSVKYASGYYGPFREAADSAPSFGDRKTYQMDFRNTRESLKEALMDADEGADILMVKPALAYLDVIKMVKENTLLPLACYNVSGEYSMVKAAALKGWIDEQRIVMENMHAFSRAGADIIITYHAKDILEKKWV, encoded by the coding sequence ATGTTTATTCGTCCGAGAAGATTGCGCAAAACTGAAATTTTACGCGAAATGGTGGCTGAGACCCAACTTAACAAAAATATGTTCATTTACCCTCTTTTTGTGATGAAAGGAAAGAACATAAAACACGAAATTGGCGCCATGCCGGGTGTTTATCACTTTTCAACGGATACTCTAAGCAAAGAAATTGAATCATGTCTGAAAGTTGGTATCAATAAATTTCTGCTTTTTGGAGTTGGGGAAGATAAGGATCCTGAAGGCTCATCTTCCTTCGATTTTACGAACGCCGTGGCAAATGCCGTACGCACAATGCGTGCCGATTTTGGCAACGATGTAATGATCACCACCGATGTGTGCATGTGTGCATACACCGATCACGGGCATTGCGGCATCATTCACGGTCACGAAATTGCCAATGACGAAAGTGTGGATATACTGGCTAAAATGGCTCTCATGCACGCCGAAGCCGGCGCTGATATTGTGGCCCCGAGCGATATGATGGACGGTCGTGTTGGTGCCATCCGCCAAAAACTCGATGAAGGCGGCTTTTCCAATACCGCGATCATGAGTTATTCTGTAAAATATGCTTCCGGTTACTACGGCCCTTTCCGTGAAGCTGCTGATTCCGCCCCATCTTTTGGCGATAGAAAAACTTATCAGATGGATTTCAGAAATACACGTGAATCGCTAAAAGAAGCCTTAATGGATGCTGATGAAGGTGCTGATATCTTAATGGTAAAACCCGCTCTGGCTTATTTGGATGTTATTAAAATGGTAAAAGAAAATACCCTCCTTCCACTTGCATGTTACAATGTTTCCGGCGAATATTCGATGGTAAAAGCTGCGGCTTTAAAAGGTTGGATAGACGAACAGCGGATCGTAATGGAAAATATGCACGCATTTTCAAGAGCCGGGGCTGATATTATTATTACGTATCATGCGAAGGATATTTTGGAGAAGAAATGGGTGTGA
- a CDS encoding RsmD family RNA methyltransferase, with amino-acid sequence MRINTGKFKGRRFNPPNNLPARPTTDFAKEGLFNILTNNFALDEVSFLDLFSGTGSISFEMASRGCEDIVSVELDKRSIDFIKKMSDDLEMNINILRMDVFEYIRSTKKKFDIIFAGPPYPLENIPALPEEVFEMQLLNPGGWFILETNQKYTFDDHPNFLRKRNYGTTFFHIFEMGTRDTGDIGTVEEKGNADDADLAD; translated from the coding sequence ATGCGAATAAACACCGGAAAATTTAAAGGTCGCCGCTTTAATCCGCCCAACAATTTACCTGCAAGACCAACCACTGATTTTGCAAAGGAAGGATTATTTAACATCCTTACCAATAATTTTGCTTTGGATGAAGTAAGTTTTCTCGATCTTTTTTCTGGCACCGGAAGTATTAGTTTCGAAATGGCATCGCGTGGATGTGAAGATATAGTTAGCGTAGAATTAGATAAACGCAGCATCGATTTCATAAAAAAGATGTCGGATGATCTGGAGATGAACATTAATATTCTGCGCATGGATGTTTTTGAATATATACGCTCCACTAAAAAGAAATTCGATATCATATTTGCTGGTCCGCCCTATCCATTGGAAAACATTCCCGCATTACCTGAAGAAGTTTTTGAAATGCAATTATTAAATCCCGGCGGCTGGTTCATTCTCGAAACAAATCAAAAATACACCTTTGATGACCATCCGAATTTTTTGCGGAAGCGGAATTATGGGACGACGTTTTTTCACATTTTTGAAATGGGGACACGGGACACAGGAGACATCGGAACGGTGGAAGAAAAGGGGAACGCGGATGACGCTGATTTGGCGGATTAA
- a CDS encoding T9SS type A sorting domain-containing protein, whose amino-acid sequence MTRSLSTLLISIFLTSALFADESIDWIRDGTGTGATSTIDKNDNVFVASWDGSIYARKFDKFGNLQWENHYTTPIIFNYVYPTQVHADSLGNVTLVGYRYTSPTEGRAANALLAIKYDASGTMLWENIIEGDFSPWNNSLFRTNVSSVADPADNVFIASAGNVSGYPTTGFNVIKVNPEGVIEWVSTKNISGFPYHFVSRIRLNGSRLAVAGHTNYWLANAVIWVLDVNGNSKWTKTEAGIGGTDAMIDNTGKVYLLTSSTPGYASDLSIFKYKSNGTFMWHQLFDFGGAEIPSRMELAPDNKMVVLAYGTQTGISGYVDWLTLKVTLNGVLSWSKRYDEHTGNDEIPGHMAIDTDGDIFVTGIGGPFPGGFNLGARQFVTVKYKSNGTLVWTYAQDTINEYQSGRRINIDSRGNPFVLVDINSLTYHFLDNTGADPCSVPTGITVSGITETESIISWLPVTNAYLYHVQYKTTTSPIWSSLTTDQTNISLSGLISGTTYEYHVEAVCNSGPTGYSTTSTFTTLGTTYCTSAGVNATGDWIDLVYVSDLLNSTIESTGGYSDFTYLSVSMVQGTTYSFTLSAAMTGLPHFEYWNVWIDFNGDADFTDAGENIVSYNSDQIGWESHSFTVPISAVIGNTMMRVSMKRGGYASSCETFAKGEVEDYTVTILPGKQSQLNNSTTSKIEVYPNPAKDLINVNLTEFEGVNTLTCYDINGQLMKNMIVSSEVIQLNISEFPSGIYYMISTNEKGETKNAKFIKQ is encoded by the coding sequence ATGACAAGATCATTAAGTACTCTCCTCATCAGCATCTTTTTAACCTCAGCATTATTTGCCGATGAATCCATTGATTGGATACGCGACGGAACCGGAACAGGAGCAACATCAACCATAGATAAAAACGACAATGTTTTTGTTGCAAGTTGGGATGGCTCCATTTACGCTAGAAAATTTGACAAATTCGGAAATTTACAATGGGAGAACCATTATACAACTCCCATTATATTCAATTATGTATACCCTACGCAGGTACATGCGGATAGTCTGGGTAATGTTACTTTAGTTGGTTACCGTTACACCTCTCCAACAGAAGGAAGAGCTGCAAATGCATTATTGGCAATTAAATATGACGCTTCAGGAACTATGTTGTGGGAAAATATTATCGAAGGTGATTTCAGTCCGTGGAATAACAGTTTGTTTCGCACAAATGTAAGTTCAGTAGCAGATCCTGCAGATAATGTTTTTATTGCGAGTGCGGGAAATGTGTCGGGATATCCTACAACTGGTTTCAATGTAATTAAAGTGAACCCGGAAGGAGTAATTGAATGGGTAAGCACAAAAAATATTTCAGGGTTTCCTTATCATTTTGTTTCCAGAATTCGCCTAAATGGCAGCAGACTGGCAGTAGCCGGACATACCAATTATTGGTTGGCGAATGCGGTTATCTGGGTATTGGATGTGAACGGAAACAGTAAATGGACCAAAACAGAAGCAGGCATTGGGGGCACTGATGCAATGATAGATAATACCGGAAAAGTTTATTTACTTACGTCGAGCACGCCGGGTTATGCATCTGATCTTTCTATCTTTAAATACAAATCGAACGGTACATTTATGTGGCATCAACTTTTCGATTTTGGAGGAGCGGAAATTCCTTCCAGAATGGAACTTGCACCCGATAATAAAATGGTAGTCCTCGCTTACGGAACGCAAACCGGAATTAGCGGATATGTGGATTGGCTTACACTGAAAGTAACTTTGAACGGCGTTTTATCCTGGTCGAAAAGATATGATGAACATACAGGTAATGATGAAATTCCCGGACATATGGCAATTGATACCGATGGGGACATTTTTGTAACCGGAATTGGTGGACCTTTTCCGGGAGGATTTAATCTCGGAGCAAGACAATTTGTTACCGTTAAATACAAATCCAACGGAACCCTTGTCTGGACATATGCGCAAGATACCATCAATGAATATCAAAGTGGAAGACGCATAAACATCGACAGCAGAGGTAATCCATTTGTTCTTGTGGATATCAACTCGCTTACCTATCATTTTCTTGATAATACCGGCGCTGATCCTTGCTCGGTTCCAACGGGAATAACTGTTTCGGGAATCACTGAAACTGAAAGCATAATAAGCTGGTTACCAGTAACAAACGCATACTTATATCATGTACAATATAAGACTACAACTTCACCAATCTGGAGCAGTCTTACTACCGACCAGACCAATATTTCACTCAGTGGTTTGATATCAGGAACTACGTATGAATATCATGTGGAGGCAGTTTGCAATAGTGGTCCAACAGGTTATTCTACAACTTCTACCTTTACTACTTTAGGCACAACCTATTGCACTTCTGCAGGTGTAAATGCCACAGGAGATTGGATAGATCTTGTTTATGTATCTGACCTGTTAAACAGCACCATTGAAAGTACGGGAGGGTATTCTGATTTTACCTATTTGTCGGTTTCCATGGTTCAGGGTACTACTTATTCTTTTACTTTGAGCGCTGCAATGACAGGTCTGCCACATTTCGAATACTGGAATGTTTGGATCGATTTTAACGGAGATGCTGATTTTACGGATGCCGGTGAAAATATCGTTTCTTATAATTCTGATCAGATTGGTTGGGAGTCGCACTCCTTCACCGTTCCAATAAGCGCTGTTATAGGAAACACCATGATGCGTGTATCCATGAAACGCGGCGGTTATGCAAGCTCTTGCGAAACATTTGCAAAGGGCGAAGTGGAAGATTACACAGTTACCATATTACCCGGTAAACAGTCGCAGTTAAATAACTCAACCACCTCAAAAATAGAGGTTTATCCAAACCCGGCTAAGGATCTAATTAACGTGAACCTTACCGAATTTGAAGGTGTTAATACATTAACATGTTATGACATAAACGGCCAGTTAATGAAAAACATGATCGTTAGCAGTGAGGTGATTCAGTTGAACATAAGTGAATTCCCTTCCGGCATTTATTATATGATCTCCACAAACGAAAAAGGAGAGACCAAAAACGCAAAATTCATTAAACAGTAA
- a CDS encoding DUF3822 family protein, with the protein MYNYIDKDFNKDFTKHCSLLFQLEEQQYSFAIYEKRSGQLQVLKTVQLNAASPLEMLNKLKISVTSEDVLQVPFHEVKVGICCTPFTLIPRVIFEEDKKRNYLELTATLANEDVVLVNNINKLFIKNVFSISSEELNYIDEVFPTPKIMHIGTSILENAVRNKEDFYDQQLILDIKPGVIHILYFEKKEFKFMNQFRFVNKEDFLYYVLLVSDQYNIDRENCDLKLSGEIMPDSLLFGELWKFFKTISFVPLNENIVLPKELQEKPFYYYNSLMSLDLCE; encoded by the coding sequence ATGTATAATTACATAGACAAAGATTTCAATAAGGATTTTACTAAACATTGTTCGCTGTTGTTTCAGTTGGAGGAACAACAATATTCTTTTGCCATTTATGAAAAGCGCAGCGGACAGTTGCAGGTGCTGAAAACAGTGCAATTGAACGCAGCTTCTCCATTGGAAATGCTCAATAAACTGAAAATTTCTGTCACCAGTGAGGATGTTTTACAGGTGCCCTTTCACGAAGTGAAGGTTGGAATTTGCTGTACGCCCTTTACATTAATACCTCGTGTAATTTTTGAGGAGGATAAAAAACGCAATTATCTGGAACTCACTGCAACGCTTGCAAATGAAGATGTTGTTTTGGTGAATAATATCAATAAGTTATTTATTAAAAATGTTTTTTCCATTTCCTCGGAAGAATTAAATTATATAGACGAAGTTTTTCCAACGCCTAAAATAATGCATATAGGCACATCTATTTTAGAAAATGCCGTTCGCAACAAGGAGGATTTTTATGATCAACAATTGATACTGGATATTAAACCCGGCGTTATTCATATTTTATATTTCGAAAAAAAGGAATTCAAATTCATGAATCAGTTTCGGTTTGTGAACAAGGAAGATTTTTTATATTATGTATTATTGGTTTCTGATCAATATAATATCGACCGCGAAAATTGTGATCTGAAATTATCGGGTGAAATTATGCCTGATTCTCTTTTATTTGGTGAGTTGTGGAAATTTTTCAAAACGATCTCCTTTGTTCCTTTAAACGAAAATATAGTTTTGCCGAAGGAATTACAGGAAAAACCTTTTTATTACTACAACAGTCTGATGAGCCTCGACCTATGCGAATAA
- a CDS encoding orotate phosphoribosyltransferase, producing the protein MLFNSDDAILFAEKLLSIGAIKLRPEEPFTWASGWKSPIYCDNRLTLSFPEIRSWLKVTLADGIRQKFPDVEIIAGVATAGIPHGALIAEELGLPFIYVRSEAKKHGLSNQIEGKLAEGNKVVVIEDLVSTGGSSLTAVNSLRNAGAQVEGMCALFTYAFDVADIAFAEAKCNLYTIGDYPSLIKYAIQNNIIAIETESQLNEWRKNPSAWKQQ; encoded by the coding sequence ATGCTTTTTAATTCTGACGACGCAATTTTATTCGCTGAAAAACTTTTATCCATAGGAGCCATCAAACTCCGTCCTGAGGAACCCTTCACCTGGGCAAGTGGCTGGAAGTCGCCAATTTACTGCGACAACCGCTTAACCTTATCTTTTCCCGAAATTCGTTCGTGGCTCAAAGTTACGCTAGCCGACGGGATTCGACAAAAATTTCCTGATGTGGAGATCATAGCCGGAGTTGCCACAGCAGGCATTCCGCACGGTGCATTAATTGCGGAAGAACTCGGATTGCCCTTTATTTATGTGCGCAGTGAAGCCAAAAAACACGGGCTGTCTAATCAAATTGAAGGAAAATTGGCGGAGGGAAATAAAGTTGTGGTGATAGAAGATCTCGTTTCCACCGGCGGAAGCAGTTTAACCGCAGTAAACTCTTTGCGAAACGCAGGAGCACAGGTGGAAGGGATGTGTGCATTATTTACCTATGCATTTGATGTTGCAGATATTGCATTTGCAGAGGCAAAGTGTAATTTATACACTATCGGCGATTATCCTTCACTTATAAAATATGCTATTCAAAATAATATCATTGCAATAGAAACAGAATCTCAGTTAAATGAATGGAGAAAAAATCCCTCTGCATGGAAACAACAATAA
- a CDS encoding T9SS type A sorting domain-containing protein, translated as MKRGCCVLLFICISCSIIWAQDTCTFMSYNVLNFDNTGNNKENFLVTVIESVHPDILVVQELIELSGANRLFDSVISKIDTNYAMGTFINSYDTDNGIFYRKDKFDFISNTPVKTALRDINQFKLIHKSSDEIFYIYSLHLKASSGGENEVLRAGEVDSLRKSTALLPDSANFIICGDFNIYGENEAAYIALLDSSSNGFVIDNLEDVLTSTWNNSINAPYHTQSPRVRSFGGGATGGMDDRFDMMLYSKAINASGGMECFVGSLKAIGNDGNHFNDSINSLPNTSVTVDVANALHYASDHIPISQIFIFPEGEKDTTVIAISNTIADEFNVYPNPVNTFLTIRGITSPTLFYITDIQGKLVRSIDIPIINSTTIDLSDLQNGMYFLTGKSYNGISVKKVIKEGN; from the coding sequence ATGAAAAGAGGATGTTGTGTATTGTTGTTTATTTGTATTTCCTGTTCAATAATCTGGGCACAGGACACCTGCACTTTTATGTCGTATAATGTATTGAATTTCGACAATACCGGAAATAATAAAGAAAATTTTTTGGTGACTGTTATCGAAAGTGTACATCCCGATATTCTGGTAGTTCAGGAATTGATCGAATTATCCGGTGCCAACCGATTATTTGATAGCGTAATTTCCAAAATAGATACCAATTACGCCATGGGAACTTTTATTAATAGTTATGATACGGATAATGGCATTTTTTATAGGAAGGATAAATTTGATTTTATTTCCAATACTCCCGTAAAAACAGCTTTGCGGGATATCAATCAATTTAAATTGATACACAAATCGTCAGATGAAATATTTTATATTTATTCGCTGCATTTAAAAGCAAGCTCCGGGGGTGAAAATGAAGTTTTGAGAGCCGGGGAAGTGGACAGTTTGCGTAAATCAACAGCACTTTTACCCGACAGTGCAAATTTTATTATTTGTGGTGATTTTAATATTTATGGAGAAAATGAGGCGGCCTATATCGCATTATTGGACAGTTCTTCCAATGGGTTTGTAATTGATAATTTAGAAGATGTTCTAACCTCCACCTGGAATAATAGTATAAATGCTCCCTATCACACACAAAGCCCGAGGGTAAGGTCGTTTGGAGGAGGTGCCACGGGCGGTATGGACGATAGGTTTGATATGATGTTGTATTCTAAAGCAATTAATGCTTCCGGAGGTATGGAATGTTTTGTGGGCAGTTTAAAAGCAATTGGAAACGACGGAAATCATTTTAATGATTCAATTAATAGTTTACCTAATACATCAGTTACTGTGGATGTGGCAAATGCTTTACATTATGCTTCAGATCATATTCCTATTTCACAAATTTTTATTTTTCCGGAGGGAGAAAAGGATACTACTGTTATTGCTATATCAAATACCATTGCTGATGAATTTAATGTTTATCCTAATCCGGTAAATACATTTTTAACCATAAGAGGAATAACATCTCCTACTCTATTTTATATTACTGATATTCAGGGAAAATTGGTAAGATCGATAGATATTCCTATAATAAATTCTACAACAATCGATCTTTCAGATCTGCAAAACGGAATGTATTTTTTAACCGGTAAATCCTACAATGGTATTAGTGTTAAAAAAGTGATCAAGGAAGGGAATTAG